The Bos javanicus breed banteng chromosome 18, ARS-OSU_banteng_1.0, whole genome shotgun sequence genome has a segment encoding these proteins:
- the LOC133229597 gene encoding zinc finger protein 660-like, which yields MESHLVYATNNHSNQYEYSFELNSQSYMSESHRFENEGRKSHYDQFERSFSEGSLFFHQETFSPYSNICNVNNNETVFIQLPSFNGYHSTDNAEQPSMCNPTSEALSESSSFNNYNSIYDGAGIYPCLEPGNHFDQDSGLMNHQRTLCSENHSDECRNVFYQSSNLITDGNIHIEENNYKFSECGQVSNQSSELTQHLSIHAKEKHCKWNKCGKVFPQLSNLNRHRKIHTGGKPNQYAECGTTFSKPSSLTQHLTVHTAEKTYKCPECGKGFNQSSNLNRHRRIHTGEKPYKCQNCGKAFNRRARLNQHQRIHTGEKPYKCKECGKAFISCSNLNQHQRIHTGEKPHTCRECGKAFNSCSYLTVHQRIHTGEKPYKCTECNKAFNHHSNLTCHQRIHAGKKLYKCTECGKAFNQNSTLTQHQRIHTGEKPYKCTECGKAFNQNSTLTKHQRIHTGEKPYKCTECGKAFNQNSTLTQHQRIHTGEKPYKCTECGKAFNQNSTLTQHQRIHTGEKPYKCTECGKAFNQSSKLSRHRRIHTGEKPYKCKE from the coding sequence ATGGAAAGTCATCTAGTCTATGCTACAAATAATCACTCAAACCAGTATGAATATAGCTTTGAATTAAACAGTCAGTCATACATGTCTGAGAGCCATAGAtttgaaaatgaaggaagaaaatctCACTATGATCAGTTTGAGAGATCCTTTAGTGAAGGCTCATTATTTTTCCACCAAGAAACATTTTCTCCCTATTCCAATATCTGTAATGTCAATAATAATGAGACAGTCTTTATCCAGCTGCCGTCATTCAATGGGTATCATAGTACAGATAATGCGGAACAACCTTCCATGTGTAATCCCACGAGTGAGGCCTTAAGCGAGAGCTCCAGCTTCAATAATTACAACAGTATTTATGATGGAGCCGGAATCTACCCATGCCTTGAACCTGGGAATCACTTTGACCAAGACTCAGGTCTCATGAATCATCAGAGAACTCTATGTTCAGAGAACCATAGTGATGAATGTAGAAATGTCTTTTATCAAAGCTCAAATCTTATTACAGATGGGAATATACATATTGAAGAGAATAATTACAAATTTAGTGAATGTGGTCAAGTTTCTAACCAGTCATCAGAACTTACTCAACATCTGAGTATTCATGCTAAGGAGAAACACTGCAAGTGGAATAAATGTGGGAAAGTCTTTCCTCAATTATCAAATCTAAATAGACACAGGAAAATCCACACCGGAGGGAAACCTAACCAATATGCAGAATGTGGCACAACCTTCAGCAAGCCCTCAAGCCTTACTCAACATCTCACTGTTCATACTGCAGAGAAGACTTACAAATGTCCAGAATGTGGCAAAGGCTTTAATCAGAGCTCAAACCTTAATCGACATAGGCGAATCCATACTGgggagaaaccatataaatgtcagAATTGTGGGAAAGCCTTTAACCGACGTGCAAGACTTAATCAACATCAGCGAATCCATACTGGGGAGAAACCATACAAGTGTAAAGAATGTGGCAAAGCTTTTATCAGTTGCTCAAATCTTAATcagcatcagagaattcatactggggaGAAGCCTCACACATGCAgagaatgtgggaaagcctttaaTAGTTGCTCATATCTCACTGTGcatcagcgaattcatactggggagaagccttataaatgtacagaatgtaacAAAGCCTTTAATCATCACTCAAACCTTACCTGTCATCAGAGAATTCATGCTGGGAAGAAACTATAcaaatgtacagaatgtggcaaagcctttaaccAAAACTCAACACTTACTCAACACcagcgaattcatactggagagaagccttataaatgtacagaatgtggcaaagcctttaatcAAAACTCAACACTTACTAaacatcagcgaattcatactggagagaagccttataaatgtacagaatgtggcaaagcTTTTAATCAAAACTCAACACTTACTcaacatcagcgaattcatactggagagaagccttataaatgtacagaatgtggcaaag